From a single Bacillus sp. NEB1478 genomic region:
- a CDS encoding Nif3-like dinuclear metal center hexameric protein encodes MAKLQKIDQAIDELFRYREIGTDPAFSRFIPMVYDPIQYPWRDQFEPEFNQLFNGIMIKGVEEVGRVFLAVFPTDDVLTRFISEGEAGDLLFMHHPLVMECGDPRGEWGKGFVPIQPHLIQQMKEKSLSVFTLHVPLDYSRTISTSDAVAEAIGAKVVSEFFKEEKGACGVICEIPPISTEALIEKSKEIFGIPYADVEGPQHSEITKIAIAAGCGDKVYAMKDAEDLGAQAYLTGEVHCHIDNDYGRKKYKEMKEYLKETSMSLIGVSHAASEYLVHATQLKKWFEEQFQIPVSLIPQEKWWV; translated from the coding sequence ATGGCAAAACTACAAAAGATCGATCAAGCTATCGATGAACTCTTTCGTTATCGAGAAATTGGGACAGATCCGGCATTTAGCCGCTTTATCCCTATGGTATATGACCCGATTCAATATCCATGGCGGGACCAATTTGAACCGGAATTTAATCAGTTGTTTAACGGGATAATGATAAAAGGTGTGGAAGAAGTAGGACGTGTATTTTTAGCCGTTTTCCCAACTGATGATGTTTTAACCCGCTTTATATCTGAAGGCGAAGCTGGTGATCTATTATTCATGCATCATCCACTCGTAATGGAATGCGGAGACCCAAGGGGGGAGTGGGGTAAAGGGTTTGTTCCTATCCAGCCTCACCTTATCCAGCAGATGAAAGAAAAGAGCTTATCTGTATTTACACTCCACGTTCCACTGGATTATTCGAGAACAATCAGCACAAGTGATGCAGTTGCTGAAGCGATAGGAGCAAAAGTCGTTTCTGAGTTTTTTAAAGAGGAGAAAGGAGCATGCGGTGTCATTTGCGAGATTCCTCCGATCTCAACCGAAGCGCTCATTGAAAAGTCAAAAGAAATCTTCGGAATCCCATATGCTGATGTTGAAGGACCGCAACATTCTGAAATTACGAAAATAGCAATTGCGGCAGGATGCGGTGACAAAGTGTATGCCATGAAAGATGCGGAAGATTTAGGTGCACAAGCTTACCTTACAGGTGAAGTTCATTGTCACATTGATAACGACTATGGCAGAAAAAAATACAAAGAAATGAAAGAGTATTTGAAGGAAACATCGATGAGTCTAATTGGTGTATCACATGCTGCATCAGAATACTTGGTGCATGCAACACAACTAAAGAAATGGTTTGAAGAACAATTTCAGATCCCCGTTTCGCTAATCCCGCAAGAAAAATGGTGGGTGTAA
- a CDS encoding GNAT family N-acetyltransferase has translation MNIRQAVLEDAASIAEVQVKSWQSSYKGLVKECYLQSMSISERTGRWKDWIYADPTHHVLVLEDNKKVTGFISGGKIRSEHPYDSEIYALYLIKEVQRKGYGTLLIKAFAEKIKNEGKESMVVWVLADNPSKQVYISLGAEKTDEELITIGQQELLEECYAWSKLSFI, from the coding sequence GTGAATATACGTCAAGCAGTCTTAGAGGATGCAGCAAGCATTGCAGAAGTTCAAGTGAAAAGCTGGCAAAGTTCATATAAAGGTCTTGTAAAGGAATGCTATTTGCAAAGCATGTCCATCTCGGAACGCACTGGTAGATGGAAGGATTGGATTTATGCAGATCCCACGCACCATGTATTAGTGCTTGAAGACAATAAAAAAGTGACAGGGTTTATTTCAGGAGGCAAAATACGCTCTGAACATCCGTATGATAGTGAAATATACGCTTTGTATTTGATAAAAGAAGTTCAGCGAAAAGGGTATGGCACCCTATTAATAAAAGCTTTTGCTGAAAAAATAAAGAACGAAGGCAAAGAAAGCATGGTCGTATGGGTGCTCGCTGATAATCCATCAAAACAGGTATACATATCATTAGGGGCTGAAAAAACGGATGAAGAGCTTATTACGATTGGTCAACAAGAGCTGTTAGAAGAATGTTATGCATGGTCAAAATTATCCTTTATTTAA
- a CDS encoding DedA family protein, with amino-acid sequence MVEGVKTEVGDEMHVDLINIIYQYSYLGIFLLLALGIIGLPVPDEILLATIGYFIFTGDLPVVPAVLSAFLGALTGITGSYYFGTLCGRPLLYKLGPKIGISEEKINKTQNFFNKYGKSALFLGYFVPGVRHLTAYFAGMYSLSFKKFAIYAYSGGIFWCTTFILIGHQLAGRWYYLMDTIHKIGIYAFLILAVCVIAWIIFKPKNKSSYSNNWYK; translated from the coding sequence ATGGTAGAAGGTGTAAAAACAGAAGTTGGTGACGAGATGCATGTTGACTTAATAAATATTATTTATCAATATAGCTATTTAGGGATATTCCTTTTACTTGCATTAGGGATTATTGGGCTTCCTGTTCCTGATGAAATTTTATTAGCTACAATCGGTTATTTTATTTTTACTGGAGATTTGCCGGTTGTTCCTGCTGTTTTGAGTGCTTTTTTGGGAGCGCTAACAGGAATTACGGGAAGCTATTATTTCGGCACGTTATGCGGAAGACCTTTATTGTATAAATTAGGACCTAAAATTGGCATATCAGAAGAAAAAATTAATAAAACTCAAAACTTTTTTAATAAATATGGCAAGAGTGCTTTGTTTTTAGGCTATTTTGTTCCAGGAGTCCGGCATTTAACCGCTTATTTTGCAGGTATGTATTCTTTATCTTTCAAGAAATTTGCGATTTATGCTTATTCAGGTGGGATCTTTTGGTGTACCACTTTTATTTTAATCGGCCATCAGCTTGCTGGCCGCTGGTATTATTTGATGGACACCATCCACAAAATTGGGATCTATGCTTTTCTTATACTTGCTGTTTGCGTCATTGCGTGGATTATTTTCAAACCGAAAAACAAAAGTTCCTATTCAAACAATTGGTATAAATAA
- a CDS encoding YhcN/YlaJ family sporulation lipoprotein yields MKKLIMVTATALMLTSVLGACGMNNKGKNNLGQESRKNMTNVNYDNRTNDMGYNNINNPTINENTRMDVADEAAKKVTDLKEVEDATVINTDENAYVAAKLEGGESMKLTKETEKKISDAVKSVDPDINDVFVSTNPDFGDRMRGYADEINKGNPVSGFFKEFNDTVKRIFPTQR; encoded by the coding sequence ATGAAAAAGTTAATTATGGTAACGGCTACGGCTCTAATGCTTACTTCTGTTCTTGGAGCTTGCGGCATGAACAATAAAGGTAAAAACAACCTTGGTCAAGAATCCCGTAAAAACATGACGAATGTGAATTACGACAACCGTACAAATGACATGGGTTACAATAACATCAATAACCCAACGATCAATGAAAATACACGCATGGATGTAGCGGATGAAGCAGCTAAGAAAGTTACGGATTTAAAAGAAGTAGAAGATGCAACAGTTATTAATACAGATGAAAATGCATATGTTGCTGCGAAGCTTGAAGGCGGAGAAAGCATGAAGCTTACGAAAGAGACTGAGAAGAAAATTTCAGACGCAGTGAAAAGCGTAGACCCTGATATTAATGATGTGTTTGTATCCACAAACCCTGACTTTGGTGATCGAATGAGAGGCTATGCAGACGAAATCAATAAAGGTAATCCTGTTTCTGGTTTCTTCAAAGAATTTAACGAT